The sequence below is a genomic window from Brevibacillus agri.
ATAAGCGGCCTTCACCACTTCAAGCGTTCGCAGTCCGTCCTCTCCCGTGATGGACGGGGCCCGCTTTTCCTGCACACTCTGCACGAAATCGGCAATCAGCCGTTCGTCCATGTCTGCGGCCCACGGCAGTTGCTGGAGCTTGCCTGCTGTGTCGTCATAGTGCAGCACATGCTGGCGGAAACCGTCTACCTCGATCGTTCCTTTCGTGCCGATGATGCGCATGGTCACATCTCCCCACGTCGGGAACGTCTTCGGCCGGGACCAGCTCGGATCAATTCCGACCACTACGCCAGACTCCAAGACCAGGCTGACCATGCCGCAGTCCTCCACCGCTAGCTCGTAAAAACGCGTATCCAGCTCCGCGTAGACGCTCTTCACCTCGTCGCCGAGCATCCAGCGCACAAGGTCCATCAGGTGGACGATATGGTCGGTCGCCGCACCGCCGCCAGACTGTTCTTTTTCCACGAACCAGCCGCCCGGCATCTGCCCGTGGTTCGTGCTGTTGATGGCGAGAATCGTGCCGAGCGCGCCTGATTGCACCAGTTCTTTTACATGTTGCATCACGGGGGCAAACCGGACCGGATACGCGACTTGCAGCATCACCTGTTCCTTTGCGCAGACCCGGATCATTTCCAGTGCATCCTGGACGTCTGTCGCAATCGGCTTTTCGCATAGCACATGCTTTCCCGCTCGGGCGCAGGCGATGACGTGCTCCTTGTGCCGCGCGTTTTCCGAGCAGACGACGACAGCCTCAAGCGGTGCCTGCAAAAACGCGGACAGGTCGCGAAAAAAAGTCGCGCCGTACTTTGCCGCCATCGCTTCTCCGCGGATCGGGTCGTCGTCCCAGAGCGCTGCCAG
It includes:
- a CDS encoding Gfo/Idh/MocA family protein; this encodes MKVGILSFAHMHAQSYAVQLQRHPEAELAALWDDDPIRGEAMAAKYGATFFRDLSAFLQAPLEAVVVCSENARHKEHVIACARAGKHVLCEKPIATDVQDALEMIRVCAKEQVMLQVAYPVRFAPVMQHVKELVQSGALGTILAINSTNHGQMPGGWFVEKEQSGGGAATDHIVHLMDLVRWMLGDEVKSVYAELDTRFYELAVEDCGMVSLVLESGVVVGIDPSWSRPKTFPTWGDVTMRIIGTKGTIEVDGFRQHVLHYDDTAGKLQQLPWAADMDERLIADFVQSVQEKRAPSITGEDGLRTLEVVKAAYESNKRKQTVVLDRVPLA